In Saccharomonospora marina XMU15, one genomic interval encodes:
- a CDS encoding DUF305 domain-containing protein, translated as MGSKKYLLGACAAAVIGLVSGCGGDVEGTAAPKSSAPAAGAPASTAASDQAAPSEHNADDVKFAQRLLPHHEQAVVISRLAFERSADPEVTALARRIHDARGPEMKQLMALLQGWGEPVAPPDHGDSIGHGDFGLLSEEELQGLEQASGAEFDREWLRLMTEHHEGAVEIAELELRDGVDSLAKLFAQNAVDGQTAELAELRSLAAG; from the coding sequence ATGGGTTCGAAGAAGTACCTGCTAGGGGCATGTGCCGCCGCCGTGATCGGCCTGGTGTCCGGCTGCGGCGGCGACGTCGAAGGAACCGCCGCGCCGAAGAGCAGCGCACCTGCCGCAGGCGCCCCCGCGAGCACCGCCGCCAGCGACCAAGCCGCGCCGAGCGAGCACAACGCCGATGACGTCAAGTTCGCGCAGCGGCTGCTCCCGCACCACGAGCAGGCCGTGGTGATCTCACGACTGGCGTTCGAACGGTCGGCCGACCCCGAGGTGACAGCGCTGGCTCGGCGCATCCACGACGCGCGCGGTCCGGAGATGAAGCAGCTCATGGCGCTGTTGCAGGGCTGGGGTGAGCCGGTGGCGCCACCCGACCACGGCGACAGCATCGGCCACGGCGACTTCGGGTTGCTCTCGGAGGAGGAGTTGCAGGGGCTGGAGCAGGCTTCCGGTGCGGAGTTCGACCGGGAGTGGCTGCGGTTGATGACCGAGCACCACGAGGGTGCCGTGGAGATCGCCGAACTCGAACTGCGAGACGGTGTGGACTCGCTCGCCAAGCTGTTCGCTCAGAACGCGGTGGACGGCCAGACCGCCGAACTCGCCGAACTGCGAAGTCTCGCGGCGGGCTGA
- a CDS encoding excalibur calcium-binding domain-containing protein: MRFRQATAVLVLAAGASLPMAGVASAQDDKDCGDFATQQEAMEAHEQLDPEDAWELDRDKDGKPCETLPVAPPHETSESEAPPAPPARPGADGQVHRVPMGGVDTGDGSAAGDDSAAMPILLGVAGLGAATATAAFTARRARRSEQR, from the coding sequence GTGCGATTCCGTCAAGCCACCGCCGTACTGGTACTCGCGGCAGGAGCGAGCCTGCCGATGGCAGGTGTCGCCTCGGCCCAGGACGACAAGGACTGCGGCGACTTCGCGACACAGCAGGAGGCGATGGAGGCCCACGAGCAGCTCGACCCCGAGGATGCCTGGGAACTCGACCGTGACAAGGACGGCAAGCCGTGCGAGACACTTCCGGTCGCCCCGCCGCACGAAACGTCGGAGTCGGAGGCGCCCCCGGCTCCGCCCGCGCGACCGGGCGCGGACGGGCAGGTGCACAGGGTGCCGATGGGTGGCGTGGACACCGGTGACGGCTCGGCGGCCGGGGACGACTCCGCGGCGATGCCCATCCTGCTCGGCGTAGCCGGTCTCGGAGCGGCGACGGCGACCGCTGCGTTCACCGCG